CACGGAGATAACTCCGGAAGAGGCTGCTGCTGTGCCTGCGAGTGCAACCTTCAGCTTTGCTGGCGAGGCTGTACGATGCGGTCCTTCCGGTGCCACCTTCTCTGATTCGGTCGGTGTTACCTTTGGACCATATTCACAGGAGCGGTGGGATGCACTGGTTGCAGAAGCCGGAGGTGATGCATCATCGCTTACTGTTGAGCGGCAGAACCCGGAGACCGGAGGGTGGGAGCAGGTGTATACGGAAATAAATCCGGTGACACGAACAATTACGGCAAAGACGAATCATTTCAGCTTATTTGCCCTCTTTATTGTCCCGGGTGCGAATAATCCGATAGTGACCGATATTAGTATCCCGATCGATTATCAAGGCGATATTCTTACCACAACAGGGGGTCTGCCTGATGTGGCAACTCCCCCGGCAACCATAGATCCTGTAACCACAGAAGTACCAGAATCGGCACAATTCCCCTGGATATATCTGATTATTGGTCTCGTTCTCATTCTGCTGGTGGCGGGTGGAGCTTACTATTTCACTGCAAAAAAATGAATATCCCTTCTTTTTTGCTTCACCTTTTTCTCTAAGCCCTGAGTCCTTCTCCCTCATGGGGGGTCGTTGACGATGCTTCTAATTTCCGGATTTCCCACCATTTGTATCGTAATAGCTTAGGGATATGTTTATTTCCTTCTTCAATGTATATGTCAATACGATGAGGTACCTAATCGTTCTGATAGCCATTTTTCTGCTTATGCCGATGGTATCTGCAGTCTCGGTCACTATTACTCCCGAAGAGATTGGGGAAGGGGATACCGTCACCATCCTCATCTCGGATCTTCCTGATGGACGGGTTTTTGCCCTCAGGATGGAGTCTGCAATAGAGTTGCATGGCAGGTCTGACTTTACCTACCAGGCAAACGCCGTCGCAATCCCCTTCGGATTGAATACACCACGGATCACCCTTGTTGCTTCACCGGTGACCCGGGCGGGCATCGAGGCGTCTGATGGCGATACCGTAAAAGGGATGACCAGACTGGGGTCTGGCACTGTCACCATATCAGAGAGTCTTGGCAGTATCCCTGCCGGTACGATCGATCTTCTGAAAGCAACCGGAATTGCAGAGGCCGATGCTGATTCCGTTCATCTGGCTCTTGAACTCTCAGGAACCAAAACCGGCCCGGCATCCGGGGAGATCACCTTTGGCATTACCGGTGTCTCCGATGGGCATGCGAGGATCATCGTCCTGGTCGACGGAAATGTGGTGAATGATCAGCTGGTTACAATCGGATCCCCGGTTGCCAGCCTGCCTTCCGGACCTGGTGTATCAGCCGGTGCTGATGGTGATACGGTCTCGGCGGCCTCCCTGGACGGGAAGGTTCGCCTTCTGGCAGAGCCTGGTTCTGTGAGCGGTGCCGGAGCCAAGGATCTCCGGATTATTCAGGCTGATCTCCGGGATCTCCCCACTGCATGGGAGCCCCTCTCGGGTGCATACAGCATCTCTCCGGGCTCGGTGCTCTTTACCTCACCCGCCACCATATCATTTGCAATGAATGGGGATCCGGGTGCCCCGTTTATAGCCAGATATGATGGGGGCGAATGGCAGATTATTCCCTCCCGCATTGAGGGATCAAACCTGGTTGCCGGGATAACCGAAGGGGGTCAGTATGCGATGATGTCCTACCCCCCCGATCCCCCTGCGGCTGAGAAGTCCGCCGGCGGCCTTGCCCCCCTCGTGATCGCAGGGTTGGCGGGGCTCCTTCTGCTGGGTGTGAGGCGGCGGAGATAACACCTTTTTTTATAGTGCATTTCCGTTCGTATCTTTCTCTTCAGGGCGGGATAGCTCCTCTGCTTCTCCTCCTTGTTCATCACCCCTTCCTGCAGAAGATCACCGAAACCTGATCAAAGTTCTTAATGTCTTGTATGCCAATCATTCTTAAGAGGTATATTCAGCGATGAAGAGCCAGGATCCCACTACCATAACTGTCTGTGTCGTCGGCCTCGGGTATGTCGGGTACCCGCTCGCCTGCGCATTTGCAGAGCATATCCGGACAATCGGCTATGATGTCGATGCGACGAAGATCGCTGGGATTACGAATACTCCCGGCAACCGGATCGAGGCGACGGCCGACCCGGCCCTGATCCGGGAGGCGGATGTCGTCATCATCGCAGTGCCGACCCCGGTCACGAAGGCGAAGGATCCCGATATCTCCTATGTCGTCTCCGCCGGGGAGACGGTGGGGAAGCAGATGAAGCAGGGTGCGATCGTCGTCCTTGAGTCGACCGTCTATCCGGGCCTCACCGAGGAGGTCTTTGTCCCGGTGCTTGAACGGGCATCAGGAATGGTCTGCGGCCGCGACTTCTTCGTCGGGTATTCGCCTGAGCGGATCAACCCGGGCGACGACGAGCACACCCTCGAGAAGATCACAAAAGTCGTCGCCGGGATGGATGCGGCGACTGCAGAGACACTCGCCGCCCTCTATGGTATGATCACCACCGTCCATCTCGCCCCCGACATCCGGACGGCAGAGGCGGCGAAGGTGATCGAGAATGTCCAGCGGGACCTGAATATCGCTCTCATGAACGAACTTGCGATCATCTTCGGCCGGATGGGCATCGACACCCGGGCGGTCCTCGAGGCGGCCGGCACCAAATGGAACTTCCACAACTACCGGCCCGGCCTCGTCGGCGGCCACTGCATCCCCGTCGACCCCTATTACCTGGTGATGAAGGCCGAAGAGCTCGGCTACCACCCGCAGGTGATCCTGGCCGGCCGGGCGATCAACGACGCGATGCCCCGGCACGTCGCCGGCATTGCGATCAAGGAGCTGAACCGTGCCGGCAAGGTGATCAAGGGTTCAAACGTGCTGATTCTGGGTCTCACCTATAAGGAGAATGTCCCGGACACCCGGGAGTCGCCGGTGGAGGAGATGATCCGCGAGTTACGAGAGTTTGAGGTGGAGGTCTATGGGTATGATCCGCTTCTGGGGGCGGCGGAGATTGCGCATTTCGGTGCATTGCCTGTGGCATCGCTTGGAGAGATCGGTGAGCCGGTTGACTGCATCGTGATTAATGCGCCCCATGCGGTCTTTTCAGAGCTGACGCTGGAGACGGTCTGTGGGATATGCAATGGAAAGCCGATCGTGGTGGATGTGACCGGGATGCTCCGCGGGGATGATGAGGTGAGAGATGGGTGTGTGTATCGGGTGTTGTAACAATTTGTTACAGATCCTGCACGGTATCTCCTTTTGAAACGGCAATGCCGGGAAGGAAGCGCTGTCTACACATGATGCGTGACCATATCCTTCTTTTATACGAGCATTGATGTATTGTACTACAATTATTGGTGATCTGCTGTGAAAATTTCAATACTCGGAACCGGCTATGTCGGTGCGGTGACCGGCGCCTGCTTTGCAGAGCTTGGGAATGACGTTGTGTTTGTCGATATCGATCCTGCCAAGCTGGATATGATCCGAACCGGCCGATCCCCCATCTTTGAACCAGGGCTCGATGAGCTGCTCGCGAAGAACCTGCATAGAATCTCAGCCACGACCGATACTGCTCTGGCCATCCGGGAGACCGAAGCCACCTTCATCTGTGTCGGCACTCCCTCGAATCCGGATGGCTCAATCGATCTTCAGTACATTGCAGCTGCCAGCGAGGCGATCGGGGAGGTGCTCCGGGAGAAGGAGAGCTGGCATACAGTTGTGATGAAGAGTACTGTTGTCTCCGGGACGACGACGGGAATCGTTCGGAGAAGACTTGAGGAGGCATCCGGGAAAGAGGCATTCCGCGACTTTGGCTTGGCATCAAACCCGGAGTTTTTGCGGGAAGGATCAGCTCTCACGGATGTCTTCTCCCCGGACCGGATTGTGATGGGTGTTGAAGATCCACGATCCCGGGAGGTTCTGGAGACGCTCTATGCCACCTTCACCTGCCCGAAGCTGGTGACGGCGATCCCGGTTGCCGAGATGATCAAGTACGTGAGCAATGCATTTCTTGCAACCAAGATCAGCTTTGCAAACGAGATCGGCAACCTCTGCAAGACGATGGGCATCGATACCGCAGAGGTCTTCGCCGGAGTCGGGCTCGATGCCCGGATCAACCCGGCATTCTTCAGATCCGGGATCGGCTTTGGCGGCTCCTGCTTCCCAAAGGATGTCCGGGCACTGATCGCACAGGCCGGGGCTGCCGGTCTGCCTCCGAAGATTCTCCAGAGTGTGGTTGCGGTGAACGAGGAACAGCCCCTGCGGCTTGTTGCATTGCTGAAGAAGCATCTCCCGGATCTGAAGGGGAAGAGGATTGGGGTGCTCGGGTTAGCCTTCAAGCCGGATACCGATGATATCCGGGAGAGCCGGGCGATCCCGATCATTGGCGAACTCCGGAAAGAGGGGGCGGGCGTCATCGCCTATGATCCCCTGGCAATAGCACACTTCCGATCGCTCTTCCCGGAGATCACCTATGCCTCGTCTGCCGCCGAGGTCCTCGAATGTGATGCGGTTCTCATTATAACCGAATGGAAGGAGTTTGAAGCACTCGATTACACCGGGAAGCTGGTGATCGATGGCCGGCGGGTTCCGAAGGCAGCGGTTGGATCCATCTATGAGGGGGTCTGCTGGTAGTGGGTGATCAGGCGTTGTATCGTACAGGTTCTGCAATGGAACGAGGGCGAGGCAAATAGAGAGGGGATATATCCAAAGGATTATCTGGTTTCTCAGGAATATCAATACGAAAGGGGCAGGAGAGTATGACGGAGAAGAAATTCAATCCCGAAGATGTCATCGGGAAACCCTACAGAAGAGGTCTGCTACCATACGGTGGATCAGTGACGAGGGGCCGGATATCCTATGCAGTCAGTGAGGAAGAGTACCTGGAGGATATGAGGCGCCTCCGATCGATTATGAAAACCCCCTCCGATCGCTGAAACTCGATTCTGTAGGAATATATGACCAATCCAACCATTTTTCTGGATACGCCAATCTTCTTCATCTGCGCTGAAGATACGCGATCCAGAACAACACTCCAGCATGCCACAAATGCGGGATATACAATTCAGACATCCATCTCTGTTCTTGGGGAAGCATTCATCCAGATGCATGAGCACGAAC
The DNA window shown above is from Methanocalculus alkaliphilus and carries:
- a CDS encoding nucleotide sugar dehydrogenase — its product is MKSQDPTTITVCVVGLGYVGYPLACAFAEHIRTIGYDVDATKIAGITNTPGNRIEATADPALIREADVVIIAVPTPVTKAKDPDISYVVSAGETVGKQMKQGAIVVLESTVYPGLTEEVFVPVLERASGMVCGRDFFVGYSPERINPGDDEHTLEKITKVVAGMDAATAETLAALYGMITTVHLAPDIRTAEAAKVIENVQRDLNIALMNELAIIFGRMGIDTRAVLEAAGTKWNFHNYRPGLVGGHCIPVDPYYLVMKAEELGYHPQVILAGRAINDAMPRHVAGIAIKELNRAGKVIKGSNVLILGLTYKENVPDTRESPVEEMIRELREFEVEVYGYDPLLGAAEIAHFGALPVASLGEIGEPVDCIVINAPHAVFSELTLETVCGICNGKPIVVDVTGMLRGDDEVRDGCVYRVL
- a CDS encoding UDP-glucose dehydrogenase family protein, producing the protein MKISILGTGYVGAVTGACFAELGNDVVFVDIDPAKLDMIRTGRSPIFEPGLDELLAKNLHRISATTDTALAIRETEATFICVGTPSNPDGSIDLQYIAAASEAIGEVLREKESWHTVVMKSTVVSGTTTGIVRRRLEEASGKEAFRDFGLASNPEFLREGSALTDVFSPDRIVMGVEDPRSREVLETLYATFTCPKLVTAIPVAEMIKYVSNAFLATKISFANEIGNLCKTMGIDTAEVFAGVGLDARINPAFFRSGIGFGGSCFPKDVRALIAQAGAAGLPPKILQSVVAVNEEQPLRLVALLKKHLPDLKGKRIGVLGLAFKPDTDDIRESRAIPIIGELRKEGAGVIAYDPLAIAHFRSLFPEITYASSAAEVLECDAVLIITEWKEFEALDYTGKLVIDGRRVPKAAVGSIYEGVCW